In the genome of Lentisphaera araneosa HTCC2155, the window ACATACCCGGTCTTTTGCGGATGTGTTCTAAAGGGTCAAGCGTCTGAATTTGTTTTTCGTCGTACTCGGCAGGAGCTTTCTTTTCGGCCATTGACATTCCCGTGTGTTTATGAATCAAGTAATAATAGGGAATATAGGCGGGTGCTTTTTCTTTGTCAATTTGAGCTCAGAAGCTTTTCTCTTTGAGTGTAAAAAATTAGAGAGGTTTATTGCTCTATACTTACGATTTTGTCTTGTGGAGTGTTTTTTTACTCCGAGAGGTTTTGTTGGCGGAAGTCTTCGGTAAGGGTGAGGAGCATATGCAAAGCGATCTTTTTTTGCTCTTGTTTGAGGCCTTTGAGGCATGTTCGGATCATGTCTTTGGGGTCGAGTTCTTCCCAATTATTGATTTCTACATAATTACTCAATTCAAGATTTGCCTGTTGGCTCAGCGCAAAGATTTTATCTTGTGCATACATTCCTGGCTTTCTCGAGCCATTCTTCCAGTTTGAGATGGTTTGTTGTGTCACCATACACTTTTCTGCCAGCTGAGATTGGGTCATGTGCAAATGCCCAATGATATCGCTTACTAATTCTGCCCAGTCATAATCTTTCATGTTGTCTCCTACTTACACATCCTTTGAGTTAATATTATGTGTCTAAAAGTTCAAAACCAAGAAAAACTAAGTGAGATAGTGAAAACAAATTAATATTTTTATGAAATATTTATTTAGGGAACAACTGGTTTGCGATTAGCGCATTGATTTAAAAGTCTTTAGAGAAGAATTCAATATGGCTTTTACCCACGATATTCGAGTTGCTTTTTTATGTGCTTGTGCTAAAACTATGGGCTATTATTTATGTCAGTAAAAAATTAATAATTTTTTAGGCATGAGAGACTTTTATTAAAAAATAAGCGGAGACTTCCTCATGGGAATGACCTTAACTGAAAAAATTATTGCCAATGCAGCAGGGCGCGACTCTGTGAAAGCAGGCGAGAATGTATGGGTAGACGTCAACGTCTTGATGACCCATGATGTTTGTGGACCGGGTACAATCGGTATCTTTAAAGATAAATTTGGTGCTGACGCCAAAGTCTTTGATAAAGAGAACGTCGTGATTATTCCTGATCACTACATTTTTACTGAAGACAAAAGAGCGCTTCGTAACATCGATATCCTCACAGACTTTGCTAAAGAGCAAGATATTCCTAATTATTACCAGCCAGGTACAGATAATTACATGGGTGTATGCCACGTGACTCTTCCTGAAAAAGGGCATGTTCGCCCAGGTGAAATTATTCTCGGAACGGACTCACACACTTGTACTCACGGTGCACTTGGTGCTTTCGCTACAGGTATTGGTAACACAGATGCTGCTTTCACAATGGGAACTGGCCGTACTTGGTTAAAAATTCCTGAGACCATCAAATTTGTTCTCAATGGCAAGCTTCCAAAAACAATGATGGCAAAAGACCTCATCCTTCACATGATTGGTGAAATTGGTTTTTCTGGTGCGACTTACTGTGCTATGGAATTCGAAGGTCCAGTTATTGATGAACTCTCTATCGAAGAACGCATGACTATCTGTAACATGGCGATTGAAGCTGGTGGTAAAAATGGCGTCATCGCTGCGGATGCAAAAGTAGAAGCTTATGTTAAAGAGCGTACTGATGTTCCTTATACACTTTTCAAAGCTGATGCGGATGCAGACTACAAAGACGTTTACGAAATCAATTGTTCAGAACTCGAGCCCACAGTAGCGATTCCTTCAGCTCCAGATAAACGTAAAGGCGTTAGCGAGATCGCAGGTACGGATCTGACTCGTGCTTATATCGGTTCTTGTACGGGTGGTAAGACGGAAGACTTTGCAGCAGCTGCAGAAATTATGTACGGTCAAAAAGTGGCCATGGATACTTTCGTCGTGCCTTCAACAACTTTCGTAGAAAAAGACCTTAATACACTCAAGTTTAAAGACAAAACCTACATGGAAATTTTCCTTGAAGCGGGTTGTCGTATTGGACCTCCGGGTTGTGCAGCCTGTCTCGGTGGACCTGAAGATACTTTTGGGCGTACTCATGCAGAAGAAATCGTTGTTTCTACAACGAACCGTAACTTCCCTGGTCGTATGGGTTCTATGCAAGCAAAAGTTTATCTCGCATCTCCTTACGTTGCGGCAGCTAGTGCACTCACTGGCGTGATCACAAAACCTGATTCATATTTAGAGGATTAATCGTGAATACAATTATTAAAGGTAAAGCATTTGTTCTCGGCGATAATATCGACACGGATCAAATCATTCCTGCAAAATATCTTTCTTATGACCCTTCAAATCCAGAAGAGAAAAAGTACTTCGGTAAATTTGCCCTTTTCGGTGTGCCAGAAGGTGAATCGGGTTACCCAGGTGGTGACATTCGCTACGTAAGTGAAGGTTTTGAATCTGACTACAATATCATTATCGCGGGTGAAAACTTCGGTTGTGGCTCTTCACGTGAGCACGCACCTTTCGCTCTTGCAGAAGCTGGTGCAGAAATCGTCGTCGCTCAATCTTTTGCGCGTATTTACTTCCGTAATAGCGTTAATGGTGGCTACCTCGTTCCTTCTGAGACACCGGTAAAAATCAACGAAGAAATCGCTACTGGCGAAGAAATCGAAATCAATCTTGATAATAATAAACTAAAGAATCTGACTTCAGGTAAAGAATACGATCTCAATCCACTTGGCGATATTAAAGCCATTATGGAAGCTGGCGACGTTTTCAAATACGCTAAGCAGATGGGAGAATAAAAATGGATTTAAAAATCTGTGTATTGCCTGGCGATGGTATCGGCCCGGAAATTATTGAACAAGCCGTAGTCGTACTTGAAAAAGTATGTGAAAAGTTTGGTCACAATCTCACTACGGAAGAAGCAATTATTGGTGGCGTTTCTATCGACGCACACAATACGCCTCTCACACAAGATACAATTGATAAATGTTTAGCATCTGATGCGGTACTCATGGGCGCGATCGGCGGACCTAAATGGGACAAAATCGACAAGTCAATTCGTCCTGAGCGTGGTCTTCTTGGTATTCGTAAAGCTCTCGGTCTCTACGCTAACCTCCGTCCTGCAAAGCTTTGGGAAGAACTCAAAGATGCTTCTTTCCTCAAGGATTCTGTTATTGGTAACGGTCTCGATATCATGGTTGTTCGTGAACTTATCGGTGGTATCTACTTCGGTGAGCCACGCGGTGAAGGTGTTGACGAAAACGGCGAGCGTTATGCTT includes:
- a CDS encoding 3-isopropylmalate dehydratase large subunit encodes the protein MGMTLTEKIIANAAGRDSVKAGENVWVDVNVLMTHDVCGPGTIGIFKDKFGADAKVFDKENVVIIPDHYIFTEDKRALRNIDILTDFAKEQDIPNYYQPGTDNYMGVCHVTLPEKGHVRPGEIILGTDSHTCTHGALGAFATGIGNTDAAFTMGTGRTWLKIPETIKFVLNGKLPKTMMAKDLILHMIGEIGFSGATYCAMEFEGPVIDELSIEERMTICNMAIEAGGKNGVIAADAKVEAYVKERTDVPYTLFKADADADYKDVYEINCSELEPTVAIPSAPDKRKGVSEIAGTDLTRAYIGSCTGGKTEDFAAAAEIMYGQKVAMDTFVVPSTTFVEKDLNTLKFKDKTYMEIFLEAGCRIGPPGCAACLGGPEDTFGRTHAEEIVVSTTNRNFPGRMGSMQAKVYLASPYVAAASALTGVITKPDSYLED
- a CDS encoding helix-turn-helix domain-containing protein, encoding MKDYDWAELVSDIIGHLHMTQSQLAEKCMVTQQTISNWKNGSRKPGMYAQDKIFALSQQANLELSNYVEINNWEELDPKDMIRTCLKGLKQEQKKIALHMLLTLTEDFRQQNLSE
- a CDS encoding 3-isopropylmalate dehydratase small subunit — protein: MNTIIKGKAFVLGDNIDTDQIIPAKYLSYDPSNPEEKKYFGKFALFGVPEGESGYPGGDIRYVSEGFESDYNIIIAGENFGCGSSREHAPFALAEAGAEIVVAQSFARIYFRNSVNGGYLVPSETPVKINEEIATGEEIEINLDNNKLKNLTSGKEYDLNPLGDIKAIMEAGDVFKYAKQMGE